Sequence from the Cucurbita pepo subsp. pepo cultivar mu-cu-16 chromosome LG02, ASM280686v2, whole genome shotgun sequence genome:
ATTTCCAAACTCGCTAAATCGGAGGAATTTTCGGAGTCTCTGGAGAAGGTCACCGAGGCATTTACGGTTGGGATGATGAGAGGGTATAAATCTGTAACAAAGAACGACGGAAATTTGGAGGCTGATTCGGTGAATTCGAGCTCTTCTTCTGACGTCGTCGAGAAGCTTTTCTCAACAGCTGGGACTGGTTTTGCTTCTGTTGTGGTTGGAAGTTTTGCAAAGAATTTGGTGATGGGGTATTACTCGATCCCTGGATCAGTCGATGATGCTTACAAATCTGGATCTGAATTTTCAGACGTGCCTAAATGGGTAACTGTGGCCTCCGATGAGAAATGCAAGAATGTTATAGCAGATTGCATACAAGTTTTTGTTAGCACTGCAGTTTCTGTATATCTTGATAAAACAATGGATATTAATGTGTACAATGATCTCTTTAGTGGATTGACCAATCCCACTCATCAGGACAAGGTGAAGGACATGGTTGTTTCTGTTTGTAATGGCGCTGTGGAAACTCTTGTAAAAACATCTCACCAGGTCTTGACAAGCTCGCGATCGTCTTCGAATTTGAGTCCGGTTTCATCCTGTAATGGACTGTCAAAGCTAGGAGACGATGTCTTTTCAGAAGAAGCTTCTTCAAAGAAGATGGCTGCGGGCAGCTCAATTGAGAGTTGCCAAAATGGGTGGATTGACACAGTTTCATCTACTCTGGCAGTTCCTAGAAACAGGAAGTTTGTGCTTGATTTAACTGGTAGAGTGACATTTGAAACGACAAGATCTGTTGTGGATTTTTTGTTATGGAAGCTAATGGATGGTCTCAAGAGAAGTTTTGGTACAGTTCatgatgaagttgtgggtAGGGGTTTGGAAGTCGTAAGCTACTTCAGTGCAAAGTCTTCTGTTATTGTTACAATTTGTGTAGCATTATATCTACATGTTTTTGTTGGCACCGGGCTTCTGTTATCTGCATAATAATAGAGCGGAAAGCAGTTCAAGCCACTTAGATTAGAAAGTATATACCAGTGTTGCATTTAGGGAAGGTTTTGGACTTCctatcattcaaatttgaatgatgATCATACTTCTTGAACAAATGCATACATTGATGCTTAAGTAACTCTGATTCTCTGGCTTTTCTACAGGATGCTTTTGATATATTCTAATACAGTTGAGAGCCAAGTTCTTCATTCACCCAGATTGATGCATTTCAAATAGCTACATGACTTGGAAGCCTAATGCAATTTCATCCTTTGTTCCAAACACCCTAGTTAATAACGATTgagtaacaacccaaacccagatattgttcgtttatgtatcgccgtcagcctcacggttttagaacgcgtctgttagggagaggtttccacacccttataagaaattttttgttcccctccctctccaaccgatgtgggaatCTCAATCTACCCCTCTTGGGGtcccaatgtcctcgctgactACTCTGTgattgactttgataccattagtaacagctcaaattcatcgctagcagatattgtttgctttagcttgttacgtattggtgtcagcctcacggttttaaaatgcgtctgttagggagagggttccacacctttataaggaatgcttcatttccctctccaattgatgtgagatctcatagaTTGATTCATGTCTCCCTTTACCTCTCTTTCTCAACTCAGCATGTCATACTACTGAAGACTTTAGAAAAGAGGCAGTTCCATTTGATTTTTACTTTCATGTCTCAACGACTTGTACAAGTTTCCTGTTCTTTTGGAGCTGTAAACATAGATGTCTTCTATGCCAATTATAAAGGTTCTATGATTCACGTAATTGACTCCGCAGGACTGATTTTCACCCATTACCCCACTCCTTGAGTTACCTTATAATTACCTTGTGCAATTTTAGCATATTTTTGCAGTTGCCTTCTGACTAATGaatttagttatttactatatgTTTAGCCATAGATGACGGAGAACTTGAAATTCCTTTTGACAAACTCATATTACTATTCAACATTCCTTACTATGCTACAGATTTTTGTTGTTGGCTCCAGGACTACTTATCCTgttattttcaatcttttttgtttctgatcTCATAACCTTGTTCTCACAGAACCGTTTTGCAGAGCCGCTGGCTATTTTGAACTGCTTTGGATATCACAAAGTAATTTTGTTCTGAATCTTAATGGCATGTTCTTGATCCGGTGAGGCCTGCAAACACCACCATCTTGGATGTCTCGCGGGGATGTCGTTGCTGGAAAGTTGATGAACTTTCTATTTCCGTGAACTTCCTCAATATACTCTAAACAAATGCTGGATGAAGTTCTTTCTGGATGGAAAGTAAACAGTAAGCTGACTTTTCCAGACAGGGTGCCGTAGAAACTTCTCTTTGTTAAAGAGATTATTATTTACTCAGTAGGTCTGCATATAGGCGAGGATGTGGGTGTTAACCCCATGTGATATGCATTTTTAACATTTGGGTATCATCATTACCATCATCCCATTCTTCTTTAATATCCACTTCCTTTACCTTCATTTTTGttgataacattttttatgcCATGTAGCTCTTGATTAATCATGCCTTCTAGTAATAGAGATGTCAATGGGTTATGATTTCTTTTGCCCATCTCTTCCTGGAAGCTGCCTCCTTTTAACCTGCTGGAAATTTCTGGTATTTTGACTGATATTATCATTCATTCTTCCATCCTATTTGGATAGAACGAGAGTAAAAGCTGAAGTGAGAGGGAAGGATAATAGGGGAAGCTGCCAGCTATGAGCGGCGGCAAATACACTCATGCAGGCCCCGTAGGACCATTGCGGGGTATGGCATAATCTTCCAAGTTGCTTTCatatttgcttttgttttttgttcaaCTGGCCCTTAATCTTGAATATGTCATTGTAATTGTATGTAGATTGATTTATTAACAAGCCCCGAATCATGATTGGCTCTTTGCACGCTTTGTTACcaacttttgtttatttttcctttataaaGATCTTTGTTCTGAGGTTAATTTCCATTGTCTTGTCGTTAATTTTAACAGTGTCAAGGGAATGCTTCAAAATTCAACTCTTAATTATTAACTGGGTCGGTAGAAGATGCTCCCTTGGGACTTATAAGCTGCTAGTTTGGAGCTTTCATtactctgtctctgtctctgtctctgtttctctctctctgtttctgcTTATTTCCATGTCTGCCATTACTTCCACCTGCAGTAGCTTCTTCTCCATCAGATCAAATTCTATGGAGTCAAGAGTGAGAACTTCTTCATCAACCCATGGCTCTCCAGCATGTGGGAAGCTTGATGGAGTAGCAACTTGGCTCATCAATGGCTTTGTCACAGCTTTCTTTGGATCCTTGGAACGATGCTCTTGTATTCGTATTGCCACAGCTGAGGACGACGGCGATGAGTCGAATGACGCTCCTTTGATCCCAAAAGATGTAATCCATCGACAGGACGGCGATGCAGCTGGCCGGAGGAGGGCCGGGAAAGGCAAGAAGTGTCAGCCACTTGTAGCTGCAATCTAATGAACAACTCTGCTACTTATCTTGAATAACCCAAATCAAAAAGCTCCTCTTTTTCGTTGGTAAGTGATATGAAGAAGCTTCTGAATCTGGGAAACGTACTgcttttctaaattatttacaaGTGTTTACTGTTCTTAGCAACTCAATCTCAGCTACAATTTAATCTCAATCTCAGTTAATAACTTCAATAACAACTCAAATTTTGATCTTCTCATTATTAACTCTCGTTTCaggatgattattatttttttatttagaggATGAAATTTCCCATATAATTAAACAAGATGATTAGAatccatgaaaaaaaaaatataaattatttcaaaatttcaaaaaattaaaagataactATTAAGAAAAAAGTGTGGAGGATATGGGGCCatgaatttcaataatattgtaaaaatGGGAATGATAATGTTGtgcattaattaaataaagttacgacttttccttttttttcccaaatGGACCAGCGGGGAATCCAAAGCAAAAacgaaataataaataataaatgaaaatttgaaatttttaattcttttaatttaaaatttatcccACATTTCAttggtttatttattgaacgttatttttcttcctttatccttacttttttccatttgctttttaaatttttggggTCTTTTCAATATGAAATTGATTCGTTTGgtgaaataagaaatatataattaaagttacgacaaaatcaaaattataaaaaataattatttgataatatcaatatttaaaaaatatattttaatgttaataaGCCCATAACTCTTGGGTCAAAGGGTTGTTACACTGAAGCCCATGACAATAAGCCCATAACACTAAGCCCATAACAATAAGCCCATAACTGATTCTTAAAAAATTCGAACTTTTTCACGTGAGTTTGAGGATCATGGGCACGATATTGGGTTTTGGTAAACTTGttcgaaaagaaagaaaaagaaaaaactttccattttttataaagtttttgtCTAATCTGTCGTTTTGTCTGATTCTTCGCTGTTAAGGTAGCTAAGAGTTCtataaaaatatctctttccataagctctcgtgactttacccgttaaaaatgtatttcttatttataaatttataattattctctaaattagttaaaaatgtatttcttatttataaatttataattattctctaaattagctaacGAACTTCATCGTACTCTTTCCAaccaactatccttaacaccctCCATTTCCTCTTTATATACCcctctcctctttcttccttcccttcccattttctctctcattctcttTCCCAAAGTTCTATTCTGAAGAAGAAGCCGTCCGGTTTCATAGGCCCGTTTATGAATCTGGGTTATCGCCGGCCGAAAGCCAGGAGGTTTGGTCGCAGTTTGAAGATCCGGGCGGGTCGATCTCAGGTTCACAAGGCTCGTGCCAAGCCGTCTCTTCGATCGACGGCGGGAGGAGAAGGAATCGAATGATGTCAAACCGAGAATCAGCGACGCGGCCCAGGTTGCGAAAGATGAGATATTTTGAGAGCCTGACGGTTGAAGCCGACCGGCTGAAAGTGAAGAATGAAGAGCTGAAAAGGCAGTTGAATTTGGTGTCGAAGCGTAGTTCCATGGTGCGAAGACAAAATGAGAGATTGTGGTCGGAATTTGTGGCGCTTCGAGCTCGGCTGTCCTATCTTCCCCGGATTTCTGTTTCAATATAGGATAATATATCTAAATTAGTTGAGATATGTTTATActgaaataatataatattacttttatttatagtCAGCTATGCCAAATGAAACAGGTAGAATCATGTGTTACAATCACACTCTTTTAGCAATAAAACAACTATTGTTGTGTGACACTTGTTTTAACCcagcaaacaaaaaaacaaaggtcaATTGTTGAGACTCAagctaaattttgaaataaaatgtttCATAAAATGTGGgcagttgaattttttttaaagagggCCCTATAAATACAATTGCACTGAAAACATGTTGACAAGAGATATTAACACTATTATCGGGAAAGTTTGTTGACAAAAGATATTAAcactaataataaaataataaacataaaaaacaagataaaagaGTTTTGTATGACAAGGGCATGCCGTCATAGACAATATACCCTAAACAATCATAACTATCACGCTCCACTCGGTCTCGTAGCCTATTATCTTATTACTAACAAGAGAGAATTGTAAAAAAGTGTTAAGCCCAAAAGTATCTCAAAGTACACGCTAATAGTGAGAATGAGATATTCATCTctcatcataaaaaataataaagtccaagcaaaataaataatttttgttcttttctgaaaaaaaaaaaaatagagtaacaAGTTCAAAGGGAAGCAAacataaacatatttttgttgTATCCGTAGGAAAATAATGTATCAGAATATAGGATCTTATTAGAGTCACAGAAATCCAAAGATGGGGTCGGGGCCAGAAGGGGAGGCCAcgataaaaaaacaaactccAATCACTTTCCACTTTAACTATGGAACTCTaaattaaacttcaaaaatgaTACAAGAAAAGAACAGTTTTCTTGTGGCCATTGGTGGCCAACTGGgaatatcaataaatttccTCAGATTTCCATGTTAATGAGACTCCTCACCTGTAACACTCCAAagatattgttgttttttgtccgttacgtatcgccgtcagccttaaggttttaaaacgtgtctgttagggagagatttccacactcttataaggaatgtttcgttcctctctccaaccaatgtgagatctcgcaatctacccccttagggatccagcgtcttcgctgacacaccgctcggtgtctggctctgatactatttgtaacagtccaagccaaCCGCTAGtcgttttgacccgttacgtatcgtcgacagcctcacggttttaaaacgtgtctattatgaagaagtttctacacccttataaagaatgtttcattctcctctccaaccgatgtgagatctcacatcaccGTAACAAAATTCAGGGTAAGATTGAAACTTTGACATCTCTTCCATAACCCCAAGAGCTTACTTCTGAAAGCAACGCCTTGGCCTGAAAGAAATCTCAGATTCATGCATGAAGGAAAATAAACGTAGGCaaacaaaatgataaacatGATAGAAACTAATAAAATCTCAACCAGAAATCTCAGATTCAAGAAGAAACAGGCTTCAGAGATACACTTACACTAAACCAATTGCCTCTGGACCACTGCCTTTCAAACACCATAAATAGGCTCTCTGTAGCCTTTCTGACGACAACCAAAACTACTGTACcttttttgttctgttctttttcttacaTCAGTTCAAATGGTCAGTTAATCATTGACCAAATGGAGCTAAGGCACCTGCATTGTTGTAATGAGATCCTCCGTATATCTCTGTTCTCACGTACAATGAAAGGGGTAAGGATTG
This genomic interval carries:
- the LOC111788193 gene encoding protein PHLOEM PROTEIN 2-LIKE A10-like isoform X2 gives rise to the protein MDFELVRRGLGFSQRRKKWLVLLALMGVSGYGVYKVYHFPSVERKRKRLMKLFGTMISVAEMVADSSEAIGVISKDLKEFLKSDSDQIPNSLKQISKLAKSEEFSESLEKVTEAFTVGMMRGYKSVTKNDGNLEADSVNSSSSSDVVEKLFSTAGTGFASVVVGSFAKNLVMGYYSIPGSVDDAYKSGSEFSDVPKWVTVASDEKCKNVIADCIQVFVSTAVSVYLDKTMDINVYNDLFSGLTNPTHQDKVKDMVVSVCNGAVETLVKTSHQVLTSSRSSSNLSPVSSCNGLSKLGDDVFSEEASSKKMAAGSSIESCQNGWIDTVSSTLAVPRNRKFVLDLTGRVTFETTRSVVDFLLWKLMDGLKRSFGTVHDEVVGRGLEVDAFDIF
- the LOC111788193 gene encoding protein PHLOEM PROTEIN 2-LIKE A10-like isoform X1 translates to MDFELVRRGLGFSQRRKKWLVLLALMGVSGYGVYKVYHFPSVERKRKRLMKLFGTMISVAEMVADSSEAIGVISKDLKEFLKSDSDQIPNSLKQISKLAKSEEFSESLEKVTEAFTVGMMRGYKSVTKNDGNLEADSVNSSSSSDVVEKLFSTAGTGFASVVVGSFAKNLVMGYYSIPGSVDDAYKSGSEFSDVPKWVTVASDEKCKNVIADCIQVFVSTAVSVYLDKTMDINVYNDLFSGLTNPTHQDKVKDMVVSVCNGAVETLVKTSHQVLTSSRSSSNLSPVSSCNGLSKLGDDVFSEEASSKKMAAGSSIESCQNGWIDTVSSTLAVPRNRKFVLDLTGRVTFETTRSVVDFLLWKLMDGLKRSFGTVHDEVVGRGLEVVSYFSAKSSVIVTICVALYLHVFVGTGLLLSA